In Neochlamydia sp. AcF84, a single window of DNA contains:
- a CDS encoding type II toxin-antitoxin system YafQ family toxin — protein sequence MLKPIHLRLFEKEVAKTKKRGKDIEKLKEVMRLLTFEEPLPPKNRNHKLKGDYVGYWECHIEPDWLLVYKKTETEIIFARTGSHSDLF from the coding sequence ATGCTTAAACCTATTCATCTACGCCTGTTTGAAAAGGAAGTAGCCAAAACAAAGAAACGAGGCAAGGATATAGAGAAACTCAAAGAAGTGATGAGGCTTTTAACTTTTGAAGAACCGCTGCCACCAAAAAATCGCAATCATAAGCTAAAGGGTGATTATGTGGGTTACTGGGAATGCCACATTGAGCCTGATTGGCTACTGGTCTATAAAAAGACAGAAACGGAAATTATCTTTGCAAGAACAGGTTCTCATTCGGATCTTTTTTGA